In Bos indicus isolate NIAB-ARS_2022 breed Sahiwal x Tharparkar chromosome 10, NIAB-ARS_B.indTharparkar_mat_pri_1.0, whole genome shotgun sequence, the DNA window GTTACCCAAGGGAGGAAGCAGCCTCTTCTTGCTGTTTCGGGTCTCTGAGAGCCACTGGGGAGGCAACTCAAAAGGCCCAAAGCCAAACTGCAGGGAATACTTGTCGGGAAATGTCTCAGATTCCACAGACACTGCTGGTGCTACCTGGGAGATAGAGTCCACGGTGCCCGGGGGTGGTGTGGGAGTTGCAAACTgtggtcccagctctgcctccaggCAGGTGGGAAGTAGCTCCTTGGCCTGGAGAGCCCCTGAGCCTGGGTACTTGGCTTCGCTCTCTTCCTCATCCTCCGTGGGCTTGAAGATCTGCTGCTGCCCAATGTGGAACATCTCCAGGAGTTGGCTGCCTGAGCGCATGCTGGGCTCCAGGCTGGCATCAGCCATCCCACTCCCTGTGCCCACCACGTTTCGGCGGCTGTAGCGGTGGTGCAGTTGGACCAAGGTCCCTACCAAGCACTTGCGGACAGATTTGTTCACAGTAAGAAAAAGCACAGGGTTCGCCAGCAGAGACACTTTGGGCAGCCAAATGGCCGTAAGCAGCAAGAAGATGGAAGTGTTGGGGACATTAAGCACTGTCTGGTAGATGACCAGTGTGGCATAGGGCACGCTGCATAAGATGAAGACCAtcaccatggacagcagcatggcATGCAGCTCAGCCTCCCGCTGGGAGGCATAGGGGATAGAGATGGTGTTCTGTGGGGTCCGCAGTGCTGCTATGATGACCTTCTTCTTCTGGCTGGCACTCAGGGCCCGGCGTAtcagtattaaaaagaagaacacCACAGCCACAGGCACGATGACCGTGGTGATGTTGTAGACCAGAACGTAAACCAGGTGGCCCAAAGAGTTGCTCCAGACTTCCGTGCAGGTTGACATGGCGTAGATGTCGGCCACATTGGTCACTGCAAACACAGGGACACTGGCCACCACTGCATGGGCCCAGATGTATATCACTAGTTCTCGGGACTTGGCGTCAGATATTTTTCTCTCCAGTGGATAGAGGACTGAGTAGTACCTGCCAAATGCACAAGCAAAATTCATTTCACAGAAGAAGATACACTTTAAATTAGGGGAGTTTATATTACTAAAagtaggagagaggaaagaaagggtcGAGTTCTTTCATTCTGCCTAAGACAGAGGAGATCACTAGGGGAATTTGGAAGCTAGACCCTAAGTTTTGAGGACTTTGCCATGCAATTCATTGTTAGCTTTATAATTATTGCCACCAGCACTAAATCCCAAAGAGTGCCCTCGATATAAAGGATATCTCCATCTGCTGTGAAGACACTCTTTTTCAATTTAAGGGTAAAGGgttatttgtaaataattttacatGGGCTAGAGGAGCTTAAGGGCAATTTTCAAAGccatggagagagagaaatttgcACACAAATCCAAAGCAAACTCATGCTGCAGTATATATGCATGGGTATCATTAGCATTTACAGCTGCTGGGGCAGAAAAACCCAGTGTGAGGGATAGACTTTGACAAAGTCCTTCAAAATCAATTCCACTGAAAAAATTTTGTGGGCTCAGTAGCCATTTTTTACATGATAATCGCTCAGGATCCCTAAGAGCAATCAGTAGGTTTAAAATACCTGCACAGTTATATCTTTGTTAAAatcagagatttttttccttcaagcttGACTTGATTATTCTACAACCACCGAATCAGAATTCCCAAAGCACCTTATTTCAATATCACCTATGACTTGGGGAAACTGAGtaatttgtttgtttggttggttggttttttttttttttttttgagtaatttGTTAAACCCCTAGAATCACATCTGTCTTGAATGGGCAGTCAGTAGCCTCAGAGATACAGCAAGTTTCTTCACCCTTAGCTCACCCCACGTCTGCGCAGTGAGCTAATGCTGGAGTCGACCTTCCAACCCTGTTAACATGTATTCCCTCACGGGCCACCTGAGCACGTGTGCTTTCCCGTCACAAGGATTTCTGAGCACCATCCGTGTGCTACATATTGTGCCTGGCACTGGGCTGCAAAGATGAAAGGATACACGAGAATGTTTCTAAACTACATGGGGAAGAAATGGCATGTAAGCAAACAATTATAACTGAGGAGAAGATGGCTCTACTGGAGGCATGCATagaggaggcaggggaaggggagcaCCTGGGAAAATGTCAAGAGAAAGTGGTGCTGTGGTGGAGTCTGTCAGGGGACAAGCTGGGGGAGAGACGATGCAAACACACATGACCATGGAAGACCAGAGGTGGGTGGAGCACGGTAAAAGGTATTCTAGATCGCTttctgggaggggaaaaaaagagaaagaaacgtGTAAGTTATGCACACTCTcaattttttctctctgaatatAGATAAACTTTTCTATTCATCATTTAACAAATCCAATATGATGGTCCCATACCCACACATGAATACATGTCCACTATCTCTGATTCCCATTTGCTAAAAGACATGTAACGAACCCCAGTTTCCCATCATTTCTGATTCCATTATGTCGGGAAATAGATGCAACACGAGTGCACAGGTTCACTATACATCATTTTGTTGGAGTGTACATGTCTAGAGGATGATGCAGAAGTGCACGTGGCCTCCCAATTAACTTGCTGACTTGGTGCCATgaaacaaatatctgagaaagaaGTGAGAGAAAGGACTGTTCTCCCTTTGTCTTCATGTACACCACACTTGTGCTTTTGAGTAATCACTAAACAATAAAATAGGGATCTACCAACCTTGCTTTTATACTAAAGGAACTTgcctaactttttttaaaaataggaatttgaTATTAACAGATGTGCTAAGccgtttcagtcatgtctaatattttgctaccctatggactgtagcctgccaggctcctctgtccatgggattctccaggcaagaatattagagttggttgccatttcaggggatcttcctgacccagggatcaaacccaagtctcttatgtcccctgcattggcaggcaggttctttactactagcaccacccaggGAACCCATCAATAGATgcacaatactatatataaaatagataaacaatacaaataaagacctactatacagcacagggaactatattcaatatcttgtaataacctataatggaaaagaatctggcaagattttatatatatatatatataactgaatcacttttttatacacctgaaacattgtaaatcaactatacttcaattaaaaaataaagtaaaagatacactggaaaaaaactttaaaatgatggCAAAAATATAGTAGATTTTCTGCTGGAAAGATAATACGGAtttcttattattt includes these proteins:
- the GPR176 gene encoding G-protein coupled receptor 176 isoform X1 → MGHNGSWISRNASEPRNASSAEVAGANRSALGEFGEAQLYRQFTTTVQVVIFIGSLLGNFMVLWSTCRTTVFKSVTNRFIKNLACSGICASLVCVPFDIILSTSPHCCWWIYTMLFCRVVKFLHKVFCSVTILSFPAIALDRYYSVLYPLERKISDAKSRELVIYIWAHAVVASVPVFAVTNVADIYAMSTCTEVWSNSLGHLVYVLVYNITTVIVPVAVVFFFLILIRRALSASQKKKVIIAALRTPQNTISIPYASQREAELHAMLLSMVMVFILCSVPYATLVIYQTVLNVPNTSIFLLLTAIWLPKVSLLANPVLFLTVNKSVRKCLVGTLVQLHHRYSRRNVVGTGSGMADASLEPSMRSGSQLLEMFHIGQQQIFKPTEDEEESEAKYPGSGALQAKELLPTCLEAELGPQFATPTPPPGTVDSISQVAPAVSVESETFPDKYSLQFGFGPFELPPQWLSETRNSKKRLLPPLGNTPEELIQTKMPKVGRVERKMSRNNKVSIFPKVDS
- the GPR176 gene encoding G-protein coupled receptor 176 isoform X2 — protein: MVLWSTCRTTVFKSVTNRFIKNLACSGICASLVCVPFDIILSTSPHCCWWIYTMLFCRVVKFLHKVFCSVTILSFPAIALDRYYSVLYPLERKISDAKSRELVIYIWAHAVVASVPVFAVTNVADIYAMSTCTEVWSNSLGHLVYVLVYNITTVIVPVAVVFFFLILIRRALSASQKKKVIIAALRTPQNTISIPYASQREAELHAMLLSMVMVFILCSVPYATLVIYQTVLNVPNTSIFLLLTAIWLPKVSLLANPVLFLTVNKSVRKCLVGTLVQLHHRYSRRNVVGTGSGMADASLEPSMRSGSQLLEMFHIGQQQIFKPTEDEEESEAKYPGSGALQAKELLPTCLEAELGPQFATPTPPPGTVDSISQVAPAVSVESETFPDKYSLQFGFGPFELPPQWLSETRNSKKRLLPPLGNTPEELIQTKMPKVGRVERKMSRNNKVSIFPKVDS